One region of Triticum aestivum cultivar Chinese Spring chromosome 6B, IWGSC CS RefSeq v2.1, whole genome shotgun sequence genomic DNA includes:
- the LOC123133317 gene encoding subtilisin-like protease SBT1.4 codes for MEHLRPLAALCILAGIVAAAAATEMVEIEVVEVEARSSYIVHVVPAHAPRLPRRGLLASRAYGCFLREHIPTKLSSPAPTVLYSYSHAATGFAARLTWRQAAHLASSASVLAVVPDTMLELHTTLTPSFLGLSPSSGLLPASNGASDVVIGVIDTGVYPEGRASFAAHPSLPPLPPGRFRGGCVSGPSFNASTLCNNKLVGAKFFHKGHEAARGSALGEDSESPLDTSGHGTHTASTAAGSAAADAGFYGYGRGKAVGMAPGARIAVYKACWEEGCPSSDTLAAFDEAIADGVDVISASLSAGGKAPDFHADIIAVGAFRAVSKGILVSASAGNSGPGEYTAANIAPWFLTVGASTLNRQFRADAVLGNGETFTGTSLYAGEPLGATKMPLVYGGDVGSKICEDGKLNATMVAGKIVLCDPGMFARAVKEQSVKLAGGAGAIFGSIESYGEQVMISANVIPATVVPFAASEKIKKYISAETTPTVTIVFRGTVVSRRTPPSPRMASFSSRGPNFRAPEILKPDVTAPGVDILAAWTGASSPTGLASDTRRAQYNIVSGTSMSCPHVSGVSALLRQARPEWSPAVIKSALMTTAYNVDSAGGVIGDMSTGGASTPFARGSGHINPNRAADPGLVYDAGTEDYIDFLCALGYTAEQVAVFGSSANCSARAGSSVGDHNYPAFSVVFTTSETAAVRQSRVVRNVGGDARVTYRAKVSAPDGVRVTVTPRTLRFSARRRTQKYVVTFAQRTLGRVTKNHTFGSIDWSDRKHLVTSPIAITWPASQVTVAVAEM; via the coding sequence ATGGAGCACCTCAGACCGCTAGCTGCCCTGTGCATCCTGGCCGGCATCGTCGCCGCGGCGGCGGCCACGGAGATGGTGGAGATcgaggtggtggaggtggaggcACGGTCCTCCTACATCGTGCACGTCGTGCCGGCGCACGCGCCACGGCTGCCGCGCCGCGGCCTGCTGGCCAGCCGGGCGTACGGCTGCTTCTTGCGCGAGCACATCCCCACCAAGCTCTCCAgtccggcaccgacggtgctctacTCCTACTCGCACGCCGCCACGGGCTTCGCGGCGCGCCTCACGTGGCGCCAGGCCGCCCACCTCGCGTCCTCGGCCTCCGTGCTCGCCGTCGTGCCCGACACCATGCTGGAGCTGCACACCACCCTCACGCCGTCATTCCTCGGCCTCTCCCCATCCTCCGGGCTGCTCCCCGCGTCCAACGGCGCCTCCGACGTCGTCATCGGGGTCATCGACACCGGCGTCTACCCGGAGGGCCGCGCGTCCTTCGCCGCCCACCCGTCGCTCCCGCCGCTGCCACCCGGCAGGTTCCGTGGCGGGTGCGTCTCGGGGCCGTCGTTCAACGCCTCCACGCTCTGCAACAACAAGCTCGTCGGCGCCAAGTTCTTCCACAAGGGGCACGAGGCTGCACGCGGCAGTGCGCTCGGCGAGGACTCGGAGTCGCCGCTTGACACCAGCGGCCATGGCACTCACACCGCGTCCACGGCCGCCGGCTCTGCTGCTGCCGACGCAGGCTTCTACGGCTATGGTAGAGGAAAAGCTGTCGGCATGGCCCCGGGCGCGCGCATTGCCGTCTATAAGGCGTGTTGGGAGGAAGGGTGCCCGAGCTCTGACACCCTCGCCGCGTTTGATGAGGCCATCGCGGACGGCGTCGACGTTATCTCTGCGTCGCTCAGCGCCGGCGGCAAGGCCCCAGACTTCCACGCCGATATCATCGCCGTGGGCGCGTTCCGGGCCGTCAGCAAAGGCATCCTCGTCTCCGCCTCTGCGGGCAACTCCGGCCCCGGAGAGTACACAGCCGCCAACATAGCGCCATGGTTCTTGACCGTGGGCGCGTCCACCCTCAACCGCCAGTTCCGGGCCGACGCCGTTCTCGGCAACGGCGAGACCTTCACTGGTACCTCTCTGTACGCTGGTGAGCCGCTCGGGGCGACCAAGATGCCACTGGTCTATGGAGGGGATGTGGGCTCAAAAATATGCGAAGATGGGAAGCTGAACGCCACCATGGTAGCCGGGAAGATCGTTCTGTGTGACCCCGGCATGTTCGCCCGGGCTGTGAAAGAGCAATCTGTTAAGCTCGCTGGTGGTGCCGGAGCAATCTTCGGGAGCATCGAGTCATACGGCGAGCAGGTCATGATCAGCGCCAATGTCATCCCCGCCACGGTCGTCCCATTCGCCGCCTCCGAGAAGATCAAGAAGTACATCAGTGCGGAAACAACCCCTACCGTGACCATCGTGTTCCGCGGCACGGTCGTTAGCCGCCGGACACCGCCGTCCCCTAGGATGGCGTCCTTCTCGAGCCGTGGGCCAAACTTCCGTGCGCCGGAGATCCTGAAGCCGGACGTGACCGCGCCCGGCGTGGACATCCTCGCCGCATGGACGGGCGCTAGCTCGCCCACGGGACTCGCCAGCGACACGAGGCGAGCGCAGTACAACATCGTATCGGGCACGTCCATGTCTTGCCCGCACGTGAGCGGCGTCTCGGCGCTGCTCCGGCAAGCGAGGCCAGAGTGGAGCCCCGCCGTGATCAAGTCGGCCCTGATGACGACCGCGTACAATGTGGACAGCGCTGGCGGCGTGATCGGCGACATGTCCACTGGGGGCGCGTCCACGCCGTTCGCGCGCGGGTCCGGTCACATCAACCCCAACCGCGCCGCGGACCCGGGCCTTGTGTACGACGCCGGCACGGAGGACTACATCGACTTCCTATGCGCGCTCGGCTACACCGCCGAGCAGGTGGCCGTGTTCGGCTCGTCCGCCAACTGCTCGGCCCGCGCGGGCTCCTCCGTCGGCGACCACAACTATCCGGCCTTTTCGGTGGTGTTCACCACGAGCGAAACGGCAGCCGTCCGGCAGAGCCGCGTCGTGCGCAACGTTGGCGGCGATGCCCGGGTTACGTACAGGGCCAAGGTCTCTGCCCCGGACGGCGTGCGCGTCACGGTGACCCCTCGGACGCTGCGGTTCAGCGCGAGACGGAGAACACAGAAGTACGTGGTCACCTTTGCGCAGCGGACCTTGGGGAGGGTCACCAAGAATCACACGTTCGGGTCCATCGACTGGAGCGACCGCAAGCACTTGGTGACCAGCCCCATCGCCATCACCTGGCCGGCGAGCCAGGTTACGGTTGCGGTTGCGGAGATGTGA